A stretch of Miscanthus floridulus cultivar M001 unplaced genomic scaffold, ASM1932011v1 fs_605_1, whole genome shotgun sequence DNA encodes these proteins:
- the LOC136532399 gene encoding uncharacterized protein, translated as MASSSIHIHHPRLASDEIHRTLESSYSPSASYCSDDAFVPIFRQDPPAPSASASAAVAAAADCVRSLFISVDVALFRDALFVPGCDDDGLEFTNANAEAAEYDGDLTSICWDCLEIEDADDPLVTSPTAEEFEWEEVASPSGAAAEEAPDPEWEVLADVLLPPADAEEGFVYTSHHREEAATYEVLVASGEGMFLKNKAPATKSAVEALPSAVVAAGQEGEGDERVVCKDGVAAGGMNSTCSSFFLSLAVGVVGVTPWGEGRRSSQARRGDETDASGPEASPEPGARDYGGGRGGAHGGQHMAAARELARLQLAASPARGHDSRRRVADAATSDIGEIGAERRAEDGGRPARGDTEGWRRGRLFASRVGSHPKCVLCWSSFDADKTR; from the coding sequence ATGGCTTCCTCGTCGATCCACATCCACCATCCCCGGCTCGCTAGCGACGAGATCCACCGGACCCTGGAGTCCTCCTACTCCCCCAGCGCGTCCTACTGCTCTGACGATGCCTTCGTCCCCATCTTCCGCCAGGATCCACCCGCCCCGTCCGCGTCCGCGTCGGCGGCGGTGGCCGCGGCGGCCGACTGCGTCCGTAGCCTCTTCATCTCCGTCGACGTCGCCCTCTTCCGCGACGCGCTCTTCGTGCCCGGGTGCGACGACGACGGCCTCGAGTTCACGAATGCGAACGCGGAAGCGGCCGAGTACGACGGCGATCTCACCTCCATCTGCTGGGATTGCCTCGAGATCGAGGACGCCGACGACCCGCTCGTCACCTCCCCCACCGCCGAGGAGTTCGAGTGGGAGGAGGTCGCGTCCCCctcgggcgccgccgccgaggaagCCCCGGACCCCGAGTGGGAGGTGCTCGCCGACGTTCTCCTGCCGCCCGCTGACGCTGAGGAGGGGTTTGTGTACACCTCTCACCACAGGGAGGAGGCGGCGACGTACGAGGTGCTCGTGGCAAGCGGGGAGGGGATGTTCCTCAAGAACAAGGCCCCGGCCACCAAATCCGCTGTCGAGGCGCTCCCGTCCGCCGTCGTCGCGGCCGGCCAGGAAGGCGAGGGGGATGAGCGCGTGGTCTGCAAGGACGGGGTAGCCGCCGGTGGCATGAATAGCACatgttcttctttcttcttgtccTTGGCAGTAGGAGTAGTCGGTGTCACGCCGTGGGGTGAAGGGCGCCGGAGCTCGCAGGCGCGGCGAGGCGACGAGACGGATGCGAGCGGCCCCGAGGCCTCACCGGAGCCGGGTGCGCGCGACTATGGCGGTGGAAGAGGAGGCGCTCATGGGGGGCAGCACATGGCTGCAGCTCGCGAGCTCGCGCGGCTGCAGCTCGCAGCCTCGCCGGCGCGCGGCCACGACAGTCGCCGCAGGGTGGCGGATGCAGCGACAAGCGACATAGGAGAGATTGGGGCCGAGCGCAGAGCAGAGGACGGCGGGAGGCCAGCGCGTGGAGACACAGAAGGATGGAGGAGAGGACGCTTATTTGCGTCCCGCGTCGGCTCTCACCCAAAATGTGTACTCTGTTGGAGCTCGTTTGATGCGGATAAAACACGGTGA